CCATTAAAACGCCAGGAACTACTCCTGCGCTTCCAGCTGTCGGAGTCGCGCAAATCAAGCCCATGTTTGCATTGACTTCATTGACAGCAACCGCATTTCTAACAGCGGTTAAAATCGTTTCTCCGCTTAAAAAATTTCCCTCTTGAATATAGGTATTTAAGCGAGTAGCATCGCCGCCAGTGATACCAGTAACAGACGTCACGCCGTTGACCCCTTCTTCGATCGACTGCTTCATGACCGCAAGATTGCGTTCCATTGTTTCAATAATTTTTTCGCGGCTATAGCCGTGATTTTCGATTTCTGTTGCGATCATCAATTCGGCAACAGAAGGGTAATCTGCTGCTTGTTTTACTAATTCTTCTATTGTTAGAAACATAGTTTACTGCTCCTTTGGTTTAGTCAAAATAATTTACACTGAAAATATGTGGTATCTGAACCAATTTCATTGTGATATCCCCAATATCTGCATGATCGATCTCAATGATCATGATGGCTTTATCACCTTTTGATTCCCGTGTGACTGTCATTGTGCCAATATTGATATTTGTTTCAGAAAGAAGATTGGTTACTTTTGCAATCATTCCGGGAACGTCTTGATGGACAATGATGAATGTCGGTGTGCCCATTGTTAGAGAAATCTTAAACCCATTCAGCTCTGAAATTTGAATATTACCGCCACCAATTGAAATCCCAGTAACAGACAGCTTGCGATCGCCTTTAGAGACAAGTAATTTTACTGAATTAGGATGTTCGGCTTTTTCTTTAAGAGGTACAAATAGGACTTCCATATTCTGCTCATGGGCGATCTTTAATGAGTCGGCCAAACGTTCATCATCTGGCTCCATATCTAATAATCCCCCAACTAAAGCAATATCTGTTCCGTGACCACGATAAGTTTTAGCAAACGATTCATACAAATAAATATCGACTGTATCTGGCTGTTCACCGAAAATACTGCGTACGATCTTACCAATTCTAGCAGCTCCAGCAGTGTGAGAACTGCTTGGTCCGATCATCACAGGACCGATGATATCAAAGACACTTTTATAACGTAAATTTTCCATTGTTTCATTCACCTATTTTCTTATTTTGAACGTAGATTTTTGCTAACGAAAGTCTATCATAATTATATGAATATTACTAGAGATGGAAGGTTGAATTAAAATTATCTTAATGTGATGTTTAGTGTTCAAAAAGAATTAACGAGATAGATAAATGAAAAAAAGTAGAATAATTGCTCTTGTAGGACTAGTGATGCTTAGTTGTAACTTCTTGGTAGGAGGATCTTTAGCTGCAAGTGCTGTCAGTATCAATGATCAGGTGATCAAAGAAAGTAACAGTAATGCAAGATTTAATAAAATAGATTCAATTACTATTGGAAGTGGGATCAAACCAGTGTTTCCACAAAGTGATGGAAAGCCGGAATTTGTCAGAATCCATGTTACAACTGCTGGATTTCCTCCTGTTTTACGTTGGTATAGCAATGGTAAAAAATCAGGCTACCTGACTAAAGAATCCCATTCTAGCCAAGCACCAGGTATTATTTGGTTTGTTACTTATAGTGGGTATATCAAATAGAAAAAGGAGCAAGCGATTTGTGCTGAATTTAAAAACTAGATCTCAGATTTAATTTTTTTTGCTAGGTACGGATAACTTGCTCTCTTTTTATTTAGTAAGTTGTTGAAATACACTTAAAAACAGTGTATACTATTTTAGTGTGCAATTTTGTACATCATAATTCTTTGCTCAAACAAAGAAGGACTGACGTGGGAGGAGAAATCTTCATCTCCAATTAACCACATCACGGACTCAAGGAGGTATGTCTCGTGGCAAAAAAAGTAGAAAAATTAGTTAAATTGCAAATTCCTGCAGGTAAAGCAACACCAGCTCCACCAGTAGGTCCTGCATTAGGTCAAGCGGGTATCAACATCATGGGATTCACAAAAGAATTCAACGCTCGTACAGCTGATCAAGCTGGTTTGATCATTCCAGTAGTAATTTCTGTATATGAAGACCGTTCATTTACATTCATTACTAAAACACCACCAGCTGCAGTATTATTGAAAAAAGCTGCAAAAATCGACAAAGGTTCTGGTGAGCCAAACAAAACAAAAGTAGCGAACGTTACTAAAGATCAAGTAAAAGAAATCGCTGAACTTAAAATGGCAGACCTAAACGCAGCAGACGTTGAAGCGGCTATGCGCATGGTTGAAGGAACTGCAAGAAGCATGGGAATCACTGTAGGATAATTTTTATTCCAATGAAACCCAAAGAAGTAGCTTCTCAGTTTATTTCATATTCAAAGATATGAATTACGTGGGAGGTTCGACCGTTATAACCACAATCAAGGAGGAAACAAAATGGCTAAAAAAAGCAAAAAAATGCAAGATGCATTAAAAAAAGTTGAAGCAACAAAAGTTTACCCAGTAGCAGAAGCGATCGCTTTGGCTAAAGAAACAAATATTGCAAAATTCGACGCAACTGTTGAAGTTGCTTACCGTTTAAATGTAGACCCTAAAAAAGCAGACCAACAAATCCGTGGTGCTGTAGTATTACCTAACGGAACTGGTAAAACTCAATCTGTTTTAGTATTCGCAAAAGGCGAAAAAGCAAAAGAAGCTGAAGCTGCTGGCGCTGATTTCGTAGGCGATGCTGACATGGTCAACAAAATTCAACAAGGCTGGTTTGGTTTTGACGTAGTAGTAGCAACTCCAGACATGATGGCTGAAGTTGGTAAATTAGGTCGTGTCTTAGG
This sequence is a window from Enterococcus wangshanyuanii. Protein-coding genes within it:
- the sdaAB gene encoding L-serine ammonia-lyase, iron-sulfur-dependent subunit beta, translating into MENLRYKSVFDIIGPVMIGPSSSHTAGAARIGKIVRSIFGEQPDTVDIYLYESFAKTYRGHGTDIALVGGLLDMEPDDERLADSLKIAHEQNMEVLFVPLKEKAEHPNSVKLLVSKGDRKLSVTGISIGGGNIQISELNGFKISLTMGTPTFIIVHQDVPGMIAKVTNLLSETNINIGTMTVTRESKGDKAIMIIEIDHADIGDITMKLVQIPHIFSVNYFD
- the rplK gene encoding 50S ribosomal protein L11, translated to MAKKVEKLVKLQIPAGKATPAPPVGPALGQAGINIMGFTKEFNARTADQAGLIIPVVISVYEDRSFTFITKTPPAAVLLKKAAKIDKGSGEPNKTKVANVTKDQVKEIAELKMADLNAADVEAAMRMVEGTARSMGITVG
- the rplA gene encoding 50S ribosomal protein L1 translates to MAKKSKKMQDALKKVEATKVYPVAEAIALAKETNIAKFDATVEVAYRLNVDPKKADQQIRGAVVLPNGTGKTQSVLVFAKGEKAKEAEAAGADFVGDADMVNKIQQGWFGFDVVVATPDMMAEVGKLGRVLGPKGLMPNPKTGTVTMDVTKAVNEVKAGKVTYRVDKAGNIHVPIGKVSFDDAKLLENFNTINDVLLKAKPSAAKGQYIKNISVTTTFGPGIHVDQASF